A genomic stretch from Erysipelothrix sp. HDW6C includes:
- a CDS encoding ABC transporter ATP-binding protein → MLLNLNNVSIRYKGAQHNAVNNISFSIPTNSIVSIVGHNGAGKSTLIQAIMQNLNYEGTIEYGFDKKELYRYVRVQTQTSTFEKNAKVKDIVQLYIDLLDDKESVDSHLKSVQMLEFKNAYLEKLSGGEKQKIAVLLATIGNPKLIILDELTTGLDVMARRMIWDLLNKIKEEKGVSILLTSHFLDEVEFLSDYVLVIEKGTLKLEGTVTDIIDKAFAGKKLATCLVDTGFDFNSLKSEYTLDKNKLSLAYAAEHEKEIYDMLKICNGFDIQLKNHTFEDAFLKTIGYHLNEEGATQ, encoded by the coding sequence ATGCTACTCAATCTCAATAACGTGTCCATCCGCTATAAAGGTGCACAACACAACGCTGTTAATAACATTTCATTCAGCATCCCTACAAATAGTATTGTATCAATCGTTGGTCATAACGGTGCTGGTAAAAGTACCCTTATTCAAGCAATCATGCAAAACTTAAATTATGAAGGTACCATCGAATACGGTTTCGATAAGAAAGAGCTCTATCGATATGTCCGCGTTCAAACACAAACATCAACATTTGAAAAGAATGCCAAGGTTAAAGATATTGTTCAACTCTACATTGATTTACTTGATGATAAGGAATCTGTGGATTCCCATCTAAAATCCGTACAAATGCTGGAGTTCAAAAATGCCTATCTTGAAAAACTATCCGGTGGCGAGAAGCAAAAGATAGCCGTTCTTCTTGCAACTATTGGAAACCCAAAACTTATCATTCTAGACGAGCTTACGACCGGACTTGATGTCATGGCACGTCGCATGATTTGGGACTTACTGAATAAGATCAAAGAAGAAAAAGGTGTTAGCATTCTATTAACAAGTCATTTCTTGGATGAAGTTGAATTCTTATCCGATTATGTACTCGTTATTGAAAAAGGAACACTCAAACTCGAAGGTACGGTGACCGATATAATCGACAAAGCATTTGCCGGTAAAAAACTTGCAACGTGCCTTGTGGATACTGGTTTTGATTTCAACAGCCTTAAATCAGAATACACCCTTGATAAAAACAAACTATCTCTGGCTTATGCGGCCGAACACGAAAAAGAAATCTATGATATGTTGAAAATTTGCAACGGATTCGACATTCAGCTTAAAAATCACACTTTTGAAGATGCATTCTTAAAAACAATTGGTTACCACTTAAATGAAGAAGGAGCAACACAATGA
- a CDS encoding ABC transporter ATP-binding protein: MMKPILELRNINKSYKTHHVLKDVSFEISPGEIVGFIGSNGAGKSTTMKAICNLIQIDSGEIVVNGHAMAEDALVCLKDMSCLIEAPGLYPDLSGRQNIKFFASLRNVSKENVEEVLRHTNLGHHLDRKVRTYSTGMRQKIGLSIALLSNPKLIILDEPMSGLDVDAVMELRKTVETIRQQFGTAILLSSHQLGEVEKMADRYIFIKDGEIVPDISVAQSKKTSIFFQDTTQLPDDLKRHPFYCDGLSISWTDESVNLNDVLRTILGQGLVIETIETTQRELEDIYRDVVGNHND, translated from the coding sequence ATGATGAAACCAATTCTTGAACTTAGAAATATCAATAAGTCCTATAAGACCCATCATGTTTTAAAGGATGTAAGTTTTGAAATTAGCCCAGGTGAAATTGTAGGGTTTATCGGTTCCAACGGAGCGGGTAAGTCAACAACCATGAAGGCCATATGCAATCTCATCCAAATTGATAGTGGTGAAATCGTCGTTAATGGGCATGCGATGGCTGAAGATGCTTTGGTGTGTTTAAAGGATATGTCGTGTCTCATTGAGGCGCCGGGACTGTACCCTGATTTAAGTGGACGCCAAAACATTAAGTTCTTTGCGTCACTTCGTAATGTGTCAAAAGAAAATGTTGAGGAAGTCTTGCGCCATACAAACCTTGGCCATCATCTTGACCGTAAGGTTCGCACGTACTCAACAGGGATGCGACAAAAAATCGGATTGTCCATTGCGCTTTTGTCCAATCCTAAATTGATCATCCTTGATGAGCCCATGAGTGGACTTGATGTTGATGCTGTTATGGAACTGCGGAAAACAGTTGAAACCATCCGCCAACAATTTGGAACAGCTATCTTACTGTCTTCCCATCAACTGGGTGAAGTTGAGAAAATGGCGGATCGCTACATTTTTATAAAAGACGGGGAAATTGTTCCTGACATTTCCGTTGCGCAAAGCAAGAAAACATCAATCTTTTTTCAAGATACGACCCAGCTTCCTGATGACTTGAAGCGTCATCCATTCTATTGTGATGGATTGAGTATCTCGTGGACTGATGAATCCGTGAATCTTAACGATGTCTTGCGGACGATCCTTGGTCAAGGACTTGTAATTGAAACAATTGAGACAACACAACGTGAATTGGAAGATATTTATCGCGATGTAGTTGGGAATCATAATGATTAG
- a CDS encoding ABC transporter permease subunit, with translation MISLVGLELRKAYQSRLLHKMTAIFLVMFLSLFGYYAVKDASYADRLLQDYSTMGSEYKRIADDVRSDLTAMDSDDLEYAQMRATLEYSERVQQYYSSQISKISSNGLAGDMNAIDERLIHLSDVVAGMEAGLDQSQQKITDVTEEITVLSYHRSQQIDLYSSPYTPNTLHFASQILSSEVIAICMLVTCLFVRKSIMDDYENRAFTLYLTTPHSKTSIYIAKTIAGLLVATLAIVSALLTTLILSFVLYGFGVPLYPVDASLMTDGIKILNGTILVAVQLGANVLFAVIVATWVLRGESSVAVIVLMYLLILMSGFLNHPSLEWIPLFNNHVTQERVQVSSMVSLTLMFVMWTATSKYYKSMRWEERL, from the coding sequence ATGATTAGTCTCGTTGGACTTGAGTTGCGAAAGGCTTACCAATCACGATTGCTTCATAAAATGACGGCAATCTTTTTGGTGATGTTTCTGAGTTTGTTTGGCTATTATGCTGTGAAAGATGCATCGTATGCGGATCGTCTCTTGCAAGATTACAGCACTATGGGGAGCGAGTACAAACGGATTGCCGATGATGTGAGGTCAGACTTAACTGCGATGGACAGTGATGATTTGGAGTATGCACAAATGCGCGCGACGTTAGAATACTCTGAGCGTGTCCAACAGTATTACAGTTCGCAAATTAGTAAAATCAGTAGCAATGGTTTAGCCGGTGATATGAATGCGATTGATGAGCGACTCATACATCTTAGTGATGTCGTCGCAGGGATGGAAGCGGGTTTGGATCAATCTCAGCAAAAAATCACGGATGTTACTGAAGAAATAACGGTGCTTTCATATCACCGAAGTCAACAAATAGACCTTTATTCAAGTCCTTATACTCCGAATACGCTACACTTTGCTTCGCAAATCCTTAGCAGCGAAGTCATTGCAATTTGTATGCTTGTGACATGCCTTTTTGTAAGGAAGTCGATCATGGATGATTATGAGAATCGTGCGTTTACATTGTATCTTACAACCCCACACTCTAAAACATCCATATACATCGCCAAGACGATTGCAGGTTTACTTGTAGCAACACTCGCAATCGTGAGTGCCCTGCTGACAACACTTATCCTATCCTTTGTATTGTATGGGTTTGGTGTGCCTCTTTACCCTGTTGATGCGAGCTTGATGACAGATGGCATCAAAATTCTAAATGGGACAATTCTTGTAGCAGTACAACTTGGTGCAAATGTTTTGTTTGCCGTGATTGTTGCAACATGGGTCTTGCGTGGCGAAAGCAGCGTTGCTGTGATTGTCCTTATGTACTTGTTGATTCTTATGAGTGGGTTTTTGAATCATCCATCTTTGGAATGGATTCCTTTGTTTAACAATCACGTAACGCAAGAGCGAGTTCAAGTGTCGTCGATGGTGAGTCTCACTTTGATGTTTGTAATGTGGACTGCTACCTCCAAGTACTACAAGAGTATGCGATGGGAGGAACGTCTATGA
- a CDS encoding ABC transporter permease: MKNLRSLTNYNLKLVLRDTGPMLMAFLMPIGFYILFGYMLKDLKVADGSMGELLIPLYIIIIIGNAVLNVFGVYYVNAKETGNIQKYKFLGISELKYAASLFAATMILQVIVIIAFNVFTFFYAGYAFPIAHILPVFLTIMVIEVYHFAFTFLLSSIIKKAAAYNSIALAFYMFQMFLGGLHSQSKCFPYSYKNLFTTSTQLFMDATPYLVHGQVQCNLWTSLKTTAYSLVSPLHLLLLESQLTNSATVIKQQLLSPHNLKRVPLKYSLYLVLRNHITYTLYTV; encoded by the coding sequence ATGAAAAACTTACGAAGCTTAACAAACTATAATTTAAAACTGGTCCTCCGTGATACCGGACCCATGCTTATGGCATTTCTTATGCCGATTGGATTTTACATCCTCTTTGGTTACATGTTAAAGGATTTAAAAGTCGCTGATGGCAGCATGGGTGAATTATTGATCCCACTTTACATCATTATTATTATAGGAAACGCTGTGTTGAATGTCTTTGGAGTCTATTATGTCAATGCCAAAGAAACTGGCAATATTCAAAAATATAAATTCTTGGGTATCAGCGAATTGAAATATGCAGCTTCACTCTTTGCTGCAACGATGATCCTTCAGGTCATTGTTATTATCGCTTTCAACGTCTTCACTTTCTTCTACGCTGGTTATGCTTTCCCAATTGCTCATATTTTACCGGTATTCTTGACAATCATGGTAATTGAAGTCTACCACTTCGCATTTACTTTCTTACTCTCATCAATCATTAAGAAGGCTGCAGCTTATAATTCGATTGCACTTGCGTTTTACATGTTCCAAATGTTCTTAGGGGGCTTACATTCCCAATCGAAATGTTTCCCGTATTCCTACAAAAACTTGTTTACTACATCAACCCAATTATTTATGGACGCAACGCCTTACTTGGTGCATGGACAGGTTCAATGCAATCTGTGGACCTCCTTAAAAACAACGGCATACTCCTTGGTATCTCCATTGCATTTGTTGTTATTGGAATCGCAGTTAACAAACTCAGCAACAGTCATAAAACAGCAGCTATTGTCGCCGCATAATTTAAAGCGAGTACCGCTCAAGTACTCGCTTTATCTTGTCCTCAGAAATCATATCACGTATACTTTATATACCGTTTAA